A window from Oceanidesulfovibrio indonesiensis encodes these proteins:
- the polA gene encoding DNA polymerase I — protein MSLKERLGLAKDPLYLIDGSTYVYRAFYAFPDLQRADGFPTNALFIVMRLMLKLLREEEPRHMVFVLDGPGPNFRHELFEDYKAHRMAMPENLKAQLDPIKEALGLLGCPVVISEGCEADDVIAAVARKIQEDRPVVIVGADKDLRQLLTPNVLMWDPGGKQEKLVTLESFTEETGLRPDQWPDYQALIGDSSDNIPGVPGVGPKTAEKLLKRFPKLEDLVQALQGGGDLTKVERNKLKDHAEDVFLYRKLTSLDPECVDVDPSALKNSDPNIKGLARFLEEYEFRSLLREMPREKAVRVHAEELPLFGAKPADHESDTLDKIGDPEALPRMAGREVCLVPQNDGKKSVLLAVSGDEPGAHAACIYTGPVAPLADMLAAADRVFCPVLKELLRAHPEFEAVETDRWSDLSVAAYLLEPEERDYSLPHLLQRYEPELPTRPQDLARGGLDLGRLLDQRLEAAQMPELFRDLEMPLVTVLAAMERCGVAIDLKAFAEFLDEVTTETQTLHNTIMELAGKEFNPRSSQQLAEVLFTDLGLKPAGKTPGGSASTSQAVLERMADKHPIISTILEYRKMEKLRSTYLEPLPKLLDPKDGRIHTTFNQTSTATGRLSSSSPNLQNIPIRGPLGSRMRSCFIAGPGHLLVAADYSQIELRVLAHMSQDPTLLEAFRKNEDIHSRTAGLLFDRSPDQVSADERRSAKTINFGLIYGMGPQKLAQELSVSLKDAKAFIERYFSRLSVLRDFYESIEETAREQGYVTTLAKRRRLLPDLYSRNTQLQSQARRQAINTVVQGSAADIIKLAMLAVARDDALQSLDARLILQVHDELLLEVPAGEGESDAKAREAGTRLETLMAGVVDLDVPLLVEWGVGRDWAAAH, from the coding sequence ATGTCACTCAAAGAACGGCTCGGGCTCGCCAAGGACCCTCTCTACCTGATCGACGGCTCCACGTACGTTTACCGTGCGTTCTACGCTTTTCCGGACCTGCAACGCGCAGACGGCTTTCCCACCAATGCGCTGTTCATCGTCATGCGGCTCATGCTCAAGCTGCTGCGCGAGGAAGAGCCGCGGCACATGGTTTTCGTCCTGGACGGCCCCGGCCCCAACTTCCGCCACGAGCTTTTCGAGGACTACAAGGCCCACCGCATGGCCATGCCGGAGAACCTCAAGGCCCAGCTCGATCCCATCAAAGAGGCCCTCGGCCTGCTCGGCTGCCCCGTGGTGATCTCGGAAGGGTGCGAAGCGGATGACGTTATCGCCGCCGTGGCCCGCAAGATCCAGGAGGACCGCCCCGTGGTCATTGTGGGCGCGGACAAGGATCTGCGCCAACTGCTCACGCCAAACGTCCTCATGTGGGATCCGGGAGGCAAGCAGGAAAAGCTCGTCACGCTGGAAAGCTTCACCGAAGAAACCGGCCTGCGGCCCGACCAGTGGCCCGACTACCAGGCCCTGATCGGCGATTCCTCGGACAACATCCCCGGCGTACCCGGCGTGGGTCCCAAGACGGCGGAGAAACTGCTGAAGCGTTTCCCCAAGCTTGAAGATCTGGTTCAGGCGCTCCAGGGCGGCGGCGATCTCACCAAGGTCGAACGCAACAAGCTCAAGGACCATGCCGAGGACGTCTTCCTGTACAGAAAGCTCACCAGCCTCGATCCTGAGTGCGTGGATGTCGATCCGTCTGCGCTGAAGAACTCCGATCCGAACATCAAAGGCCTGGCGCGCTTCCTGGAAGAGTACGAATTCCGCTCCCTGCTGCGCGAGATGCCCAGGGAAAAGGCCGTGCGTGTGCATGCCGAGGAGTTGCCCCTGTTCGGGGCCAAACCGGCTGACCACGAGTCCGATACTCTCGACAAGATTGGCGATCCCGAAGCGCTGCCCCGCATGGCCGGCCGCGAGGTCTGCCTCGTGCCGCAGAACGACGGCAAAAAAAGCGTGCTCCTGGCTGTGTCCGGGGATGAACCCGGCGCCCATGCCGCATGCATCTACACAGGTCCGGTCGCACCCCTGGCGGACATGCTCGCCGCGGCCGACCGAGTCTTCTGCCCGGTGCTCAAGGAGTTGCTGCGCGCCCACCCCGAGTTCGAAGCCGTGGAGACCGACCGCTGGTCCGATCTGTCCGTGGCCGCCTACCTGCTGGAGCCTGAAGAACGGGACTACTCCCTGCCGCACCTTCTGCAACGCTACGAGCCGGAGCTGCCCACTCGGCCGCAGGACCTTGCCCGCGGCGGACTGGATCTCGGCAGGCTCCTGGATCAACGCCTCGAGGCGGCGCAGATGCCCGAGCTTTTCCGCGATCTGGAGATGCCGCTGGTCACCGTGCTCGCGGCCATGGAGCGGTGCGGCGTCGCCATCGACCTGAAAGCTTTTGCCGAGTTCCTCGACGAGGTCACGACCGAAACCCAGACACTGCACAACACCATAATGGAACTCGCTGGCAAAGAGTTCAACCCTCGCTCCAGCCAACAGCTCGCCGAAGTGCTGTTCACCGATCTTGGGCTCAAGCCTGCCGGCAAGACGCCCGGCGGCTCGGCCTCCACCTCCCAGGCTGTGCTGGAGCGCATGGCCGACAAGCATCCCATCATCTCCACCATCCTGGAGTACAGAAAGATGGAAAAGCTGCGCTCCACCTACCTGGAGCCGCTGCCCAAGCTGCTGGACCCAAAGGACGGCCGTATCCACACCACGTTCAACCAGACCTCCACGGCCACAGGACGGCTATCCTCGTCCAGTCCGAACCTCCAGAACATTCCCATCCGCGGCCCCCTAGGCAGCCGCATGCGCTCGTGCTTCATCGCCGGCCCCGGACACCTGCTTGTGGCCGCGGACTACTCGCAGATCGAGTTGCGTGTGCTGGCGCACATGTCCCAGGACCCCACGTTGCTGGAGGCTTTCCGCAAGAACGAGGACATCCACTCGCGCACGGCCGGGCTGCTTTTCGACAGGTCGCCGGACCAGGTCTCGGCCGACGAGCGCCGCAGCGCCAAGACCATCAACTTCGGCCTCATCTACGGCATGGGCCCGCAGAAGCTCGCCCAGGAGCTTTCGGTCTCGCTCAAGGACGCCAAAGCCTTCATCGAACGCTACTTTTCCCGGCTTTCAGTGCTGCGCGACTTCTACGAGAGCATCGAGGAAACTGCACGCGAGCAGGGCTACGTCACCACCCTGGCGAAACGACGCCGACTCCTGCCGGATCTGTACTCCCGCAACACGCAGCTGCAGAGTCAGGCGCGCCGTCAGGCCATCAACACCGTGGTCCAGGGCAGCGCGGCAGACATTATCAAGCTGGCCATGCTCGCCGTTGCTCGTGACGATGCCTTGCAAAGCCTCGATGCACGTCTTATCCTTCAGGTACATGACGAGTTGCTTCTCGAAGTCCCTGCCGGCGAAGGAGAATCCGACGCCAAAGCCCGCGAGGCCGGAACCAGGCTCGAAACGCTCATGGCCGGCGTGGTAGATCTCGATGTGCCGCTTCTCGTGGAATGGGGAGTAGGCCGCGACTGGGCCGCCGCCCACTAG
- a CDS encoding N-acetylmuramoyl-L-alanine amidase — MLESYPSNFHIRWSQLTATILVACALTVLWICPASASAEAEFKSAWKDFHALREDDKRAQYRSHWQALETRFLAAFKEAPEGSYAPKSLFYVGRVNYELGKRSYLKTDFRVAADYFQRVASRYPGHSWSDDAFYHMAIIEYQHLKNPAKAVDVLDAQIATYPEGDMVERAKALRAEIVGGNHAVIAQTKDDAYEESVETTAESGAKPVDESPKQAKKPVPPGKAQLVDVRYQSSDEYTRVVVILNKEAAYTYNVLGPNVEAQKPHRLYVDFAETRLAPGVTHDLAIADGILRRVRAGQNTPDKARVVLDFQDIRKYKIFAMESGEDYRLLIDVSSPEANLDAAQTKEEALKAAAQAAALAAREPVDDANPMKPVKRAVSEPTKKDTAAKAPKDEPEESGTPAPVNYDLTPDHKKHADQLVEQLGLTIGTIMLDPGHGGKDPGAMAHGLIEKDVNLRFAKLLGKELKSKGFEVLYTRESDVFMPLEERTALANVKKADLFISIHCNAFPTAKISGMETYYLDLATSDDAVRVAARENAVSTKKISDLQFILTDLMLSSKMKESRELAKSVHNSAINNLRKNYKVRDLGVRSAPFYVLMGARMPSVLVELGYLTHATEAGRLKSDTYLQRQAAGIAAGIADYKKSIERFASL; from the coding sequence ATGCTCGAATCCTATCCCTCGAACTTCCATATCCGTTGGTCGCAGTTGACTGCGACCATACTCGTCGCATGCGCCCTGACGGTGCTGTGGATATGCCCGGCGTCGGCTTCCGCCGAAGCCGAGTTCAAGTCGGCATGGAAGGATTTCCACGCCCTGCGCGAGGACGACAAGCGGGCGCAGTACCGTTCGCACTGGCAGGCTCTGGAGACCCGCTTCCTCGCCGCATTCAAGGAAGCCCCCGAGGGTTCGTATGCGCCTAAGTCCTTGTTTTACGTAGGCCGGGTCAACTACGAACTCGGCAAGCGTTCCTATCTGAAGACCGACTTCCGCGTGGCGGCGGACTACTTCCAGCGCGTGGCCTCGCGATATCCGGGCCACTCCTGGTCGGACGACGCGTTCTACCACATGGCAATCATCGAGTATCAGCACCTCAAGAACCCGGCCAAGGCCGTGGACGTGCTCGATGCGCAGATCGCCACCTACCCGGAAGGCGACATGGTTGAGCGCGCCAAAGCCCTGCGCGCTGAGATCGTGGGGGGAAACCACGCAGTCATCGCCCAAACGAAAGATGATGCATACGAAGAATCTGTGGAGACGACCGCCGAGTCCGGGGCCAAGCCGGTCGACGAATCGCCGAAGCAGGCCAAAAAACCCGTGCCCCCCGGCAAGGCGCAGCTTGTGGACGTGCGTTACCAGTCCTCGGATGAATACACTCGCGTCGTCGTCATCCTGAACAAGGAAGCGGCCTACACCTATAACGTGCTGGGCCCCAATGTGGAGGCCCAGAAACCGCACCGCCTCTACGTGGACTTCGCGGAAACACGCCTGGCCCCGGGCGTGACTCATGACCTCGCGATTGCCGACGGCATTCTGCGCCGTGTACGCGCCGGGCAGAACACGCCTGACAAGGCTCGTGTAGTCCTCGATTTCCAGGACATTCGCAAGTACAAGATCTTCGCCATGGAAAGCGGCGAAGACTACCGTCTGCTGATCGATGTCTCTTCGCCCGAGGCCAATCTCGACGCCGCCCAGACGAAGGAAGAGGCGCTCAAGGCCGCAGCTCAGGCAGCCGCTCTGGCCGCTCGCGAGCCCGTGGACGACGCCAACCCCATGAAGCCGGTCAAGCGAGCCGTAAGCGAGCCGACCAAGAAGGATACCGCGGCCAAGGCGCCCAAGGACGAGCCCGAGGAGTCCGGCACGCCCGCTCCCGTCAACTACGACCTAACGCCGGACCACAAAAAGCATGCCGACCAGCTCGTTGAACAACTCGGGCTGACCATCGGCACCATCATGCTCGATCCAGGCCACGGCGGCAAAGACCCCGGCGCCATGGCCCACGGCCTCATCGAAAAGGACGTCAATCTCCGATTCGCCAAGCTGCTCGGCAAAGAGCTGAAAAGCAAAGGCTTCGAAGTGCTTTATACCAGGGAATCGGACGTGTTCATGCCGCTGGAGGAACGCACCGCTCTGGCCAACGTCAAGAAGGCCGACCTCTTCATCTCCATACACTGCAACGCCTTCCCAACGGCCAAGATCAGCGGCATGGAGACGTACTACCTGGACCTCGCCACCTCGGACGACGCCGTGCGCGTGGCCGCGCGGGAAAACGCCGTGTCCACGAAAAAGATATCCGATCTCCAGTTTATCCTCACGGACCTCATGTTGTCCTCCAAGATGAAAGAATCCCGGGAATTGGCCAAGTCCGTGCACAATTCCGCCATCAACAACCTGCGCAAGAACTACAAGGTCCGCGACCTCGGGGTGCGCTCGGCGCCATTCTACGTGCTCATGGGCGCGCGCATGCCCTCCGTGCTTGTGGAACTCGGCTACCTGACTCACGCCACGGAAGCCGGCCGTCTCAAGTCCGATACGTATCTGCAACGGCAGGCCGCCGGCATCGCCGCCGGCATCGCCGACTACAAGAAGTCCATCGAGCGGTTCGCCAGCCTCTGA
- the glmS gene encoding glutamine--fructose-6-phosphate transaminase (isomerizing), with protein sequence MCGIIGYTGNRPAVPLIIEGLRRLEYRGYDSAGTAYVQDGELRVVRAEGKLIELDTKLAALDTSQARAGIGHTRWATHGVPVERNAHPHIDQDGVIALVHNGIIENYQELKDELAAAGHTFRTETDTEVIAHLIGAMLNSCIVEGVPEESCMLQALSRALQRAEGAYALAVVNLAEPDVIYGARHASPLVMGVSDNENFLASDIPAFLPYTRDVVYLNDGELVRLTRESWAVYDSKSLTQLDRIPQRIDWDIQAAQKGGYKHFMLKEIFEQPLVVTNCLTGRLSANHARVTLPELEELSTPERLHIIACGTSFHAGLWAMYIMESWAKIPTSVEIASEYRYRDTILGKGDQVLVISQSGETADTLACLRKVKQQGAKVIGLCNVVGSSIARESDTVIYTQAGPEISVASTKAMCSQLVVLTLMALFWGRRKHVLTEAEETETLDALRRIPEQLEAALPAMREQANALARQYSGARSFLYLGRGPCYPLALEGALKLKEISYIHAEGYAAGEMKHGPIALIDPDFPTFALIMCDDLFPKVQSNLQEVQARNGKIIALTQDDAVLTLDSVWKIPRSRGPLDVFFALPALQLFAYEVADYLGKDVDQPRNLAKSVTVE encoded by the coding sequence ATGTGCGGCATCATCGGATACACCGGTAATCGTCCCGCGGTTCCCCTGATCATAGAGGGCCTGCGCAGGCTCGAATACCGCGGGTACGACTCCGCGGGCACGGCGTACGTGCAGGACGGCGAGTTGCGCGTGGTGCGCGCCGAAGGAAAGCTCATCGAGCTGGACACCAAACTCGCCGCGCTGGATACGTCCCAGGCCCGCGCCGGCATCGGCCACACCCGCTGGGCCACCCACGGCGTGCCGGTGGAGCGCAACGCCCACCCGCACATCGATCAGGACGGCGTCATAGCCCTGGTGCACAACGGCATTATCGAGAATTATCAGGAACTCAAGGATGAACTTGCCGCCGCCGGCCACACCTTCCGCACCGAGACGGACACCGAGGTCATCGCCCACCTTATCGGCGCAATGCTCAATTCGTGCATCGTGGAGGGCGTGCCCGAGGAATCCTGCATGCTCCAGGCCCTGTCCCGGGCGCTCCAGCGCGCCGAAGGCGCCTACGCTCTGGCCGTGGTCAATCTGGCCGAGCCGGACGTCATTTACGGCGCAAGGCACGCGAGCCCACTGGTCATGGGCGTGTCCGACAATGAAAACTTTCTCGCCTCGGACATTCCGGCGTTCCTGCCCTACACCCGCGACGTGGTGTACCTCAACGACGGCGAACTCGTGCGGCTGACCCGTGAATCCTGGGCCGTATACGACAGCAAGAGCCTCACACAGCTTGACCGCATCCCCCAGCGCATCGACTGGGACATCCAGGCCGCGCAAAAGGGCGGATACAAGCACTTCATGCTCAAGGAGATCTTCGAACAGCCTCTGGTGGTGACCAACTGCCTGACAGGCCGGCTTTCCGCGAACCATGCGCGCGTCACCCTGCCCGAACTGGAGGAGCTCTCCACCCCGGAGCGGCTGCACATCATAGCCTGCGGCACGTCGTTCCACGCCGGCCTCTGGGCCATGTACATCATGGAAAGCTGGGCGAAGATACCAACATCCGTGGAGATCGCTTCCGAGTACAGGTATCGCGACACCATCCTTGGCAAAGGAGACCAGGTGCTCGTCATCAGCCAGTCCGGCGAGACCGCGGACACCCTGGCCTGCCTGCGCAAGGTCAAGCAGCAGGGCGCCAAGGTCATCGGCTTGTGCAACGTGGTCGGCTCCTCCATCGCTCGCGAGTCCGACACAGTCATCTACACCCAGGCCGGCCCCGAAATTTCCGTCGCCTCCACCAAGGCCATGTGCAGCCAACTCGTGGTGCTCACGCTCATGGCGCTCTTCTGGGGCCGCCGCAAACACGTGCTGACCGAAGCCGAGGAAACCGAAACCCTGGACGCGCTCAGGCGTATCCCGGAGCAGCTGGAAGCAGCCCTGCCCGCGATGCGGGAGCAGGCAAACGCCCTGGCCCGCCAGTATTCCGGCGCACGCAGTTTCCTGTACCTGGGACGCGGACCATGCTACCCCCTGGCTCTTGAGGGCGCGCTCAAGCTCAAGGAAATTTCATACATACATGCCGAAGGCTACGCTGCCGGCGAGATGAAGCACGGCCCCATCGCGCTTATCGATCCTGATTTCCCGACCTTTGCCCTGATCATGTGCGACGATCTGTTTCCCAAGGTGCAGTCAAACCTCCAGGAGGTTCAGGCGCGCAACGGCAAGATCATTGCATTGACTCAGGATGACGCGGTTTTAACTTTGGACAGTGTTTGGAAAATCCCCCGATCCCGGGGACCCCTGGACGTATTCTTCGCACTCCCCGCCTTGCAGCTTTTCGCATACGAGGTGGCGGATTATCTCGGCAAGGACGTGGATCAGCCCCGCAACCTCGCCAAGAGTGTGACCGTGGAGTAG
- a CDS encoding XTP/dITP diphosphatase: MTKLVLATRNAGKIAELTRLLEPHGVEVLGLDRFPEIGEIPEEGETFAENALTKALTVARATGLIAVADDSGLAVDALGGAPGVYSARYAQPEDVPGGDSMSQDERNNAKLLAALQDVPPQERTARFVCCMAAAAPNEETLVAERFWKGRIAEAPAGDNGFGYDPLFHVPDAGCTSAQLAPEEKNRRSHRGQALEALLQEWPGFLERALTKK; the protein is encoded by the coding sequence GTGACGAAACTGGTCCTGGCCACCCGCAACGCCGGCAAGATCGCCGAACTCACACGACTGCTCGAACCACACGGCGTCGAGGTACTGGGACTGGATCGCTTTCCCGAGATCGGCGAGATCCCCGAAGAAGGTGAAACCTTTGCCGAAAACGCATTGACCAAGGCGCTCACCGTGGCCCGCGCCACAGGCCTCATCGCCGTGGCCGACGATTCCGGCCTGGCCGTGGACGCTCTTGGCGGCGCGCCCGGCGTGTACTCAGCCCGCTACGCCCAACCGGAAGACGTACCTGGTGGCGACAGCATGAGCCAGGACGAGCGCAACAACGCCAAGCTTCTTGCCGCGCTGCAGGACGTGCCGCCGCAGGAGCGCACGGCTCGCTTCGTGTGCTGCATGGCCGCGGCCGCCCCGAACGAAGAGACTCTCGTGGCCGAACGTTTCTGGAAAGGTCGCATCGCCGAAGCGCCTGCAGGCGACAACGGCTTCGGGTACGATCCATTGTTCCACGTGCCGGACGCCGGGTGCACATCGGCCCAGCTTGCTCCGGAAGAGAAAAATCGGCGCAGCCACCGCGGCCAGGCCCTGGAAGCGCTCTTACAGGAATGGCCCGGGTTCCTCGAACGGGCGCTGACGAAGAAGTAA